The nucleotide sequence CAGGAGCCGCTGCTGACCCGGCCCCGCGTGGTGCGCATCCTGCTCGCCGCCGCGGTGATGACCACCGGCACCCTGACCGTGCTGCTGCTGGCCGGCGAGTGGTTCCCCGGCATCTCGACGACCGGGATCACGAGTCTGGGGTTCACGACGTTCGTGTTCTTCCAGGTCTTCAACCTGTTCAACGTCCGCTCCGAGATCCGCTCGGTGTTCTCCGCGCAGACCTTCACCAACCGCACCATCTGGGTGGCACTGACCGCCGTCGTGGTGCTGCAGGTCGCGGTGGTGCACGCCCCGGTGCTGCAGGGGCTGTTCGACACCACCGGCCTGGACTCCGCCCAGTGGCTCACCGCCGTGGCCGTCGGCTCGCTCGTGCTGTGGGTCGAGGAGGTGCGCAAGCTCACCGGACGGGCACACCGTCGGTTCCGCAGCCCACCGTCCTCCGGCGCGCGCCACGCAACAGGGCGATCCGCCGCAGTGTGACCCCGCCGAGCTGCCGGCCCGGGAGAGTGTGACCGGGACGGACGGTCGATCCGTGGTGCCCGCACCTCGACGGTGGGACCTCCGGCCCGTGGAACGGGCGGGGCCCGTGCTCCCCGGCACCGGCCCCGCCCGCGTCAGCCCTGCGCCGGACGGGTCAGTCCGCCGCCACCGCCCGCTGCGGACGCCCCACGGCGGCGGCCACCGCCGCCACTGCCGCCAGGATCCCGAGCACGCCCAGCGCCACCGGGAGGCCGCCGAGGGCGGCCGCGGCGACGCCCAGGACGATCGGCGAGACGAACTGGCCGATGTAGAGCGAACCGGTCCAGATCCCGGTGCCGCGCCCCCGCTGCTCGATCCGCAGGCCCGACACCGCCCAGGTCAGCAGGGTGGGCAGGAGCAGGCCGGTGCCGGCGCTGGTGACCACCGCGCCGGCCAGCGCGACCGGCACCGAGGACGCGAACCAGAGCACGCCCAGACCGACCGCGGCCAGCCCGAACGCCACCGGCAGCAGCCGGGCCGGGCCGGCCCCGGAGACGAAGCGGAAGCCGAACGCGCCGGTGGCGGTGGCCAGGGACGCGACGGCGGTGCCGGCGCCGATGACGGCCACGTCCGTGACCCCGAGATCGGTGAGGACGTAGGGCAGCTGCACGATCAGGGCGTAGAAGACGACGCCGCCGAAGAGGGTGACCAGCGAGGGCACCGCGACCTGGCGCCAGGGCACGGGCGTGGACTCCGCCTGTCGCGTGCTCCGGACCGGCTCCCAGAGCACGAGGGCCATGGGGATCGCGATCAGTGCCGCGGAGGCGTAGAGCCAGAACGGCACCCGCCAGCCCTGGGCGCCCAGTGCCCCGCCCAGGGCGAAGAACGCCGTGGCGGCCAGGGAGGCCACGAGCACCTGCATGCCCAGGTACTTGTCGCGCTGCTTGCCGGTGTAGTAGTCGGTGATCAGCGTGGTGCACACGGTCATGATCGCTGCCTCGGCGATGCCCACGCCGACCCGCGAGGCCACGATCGCCGTCAGCGAGTCCAGCCACAGCGGCATGGTGCCGAAGACGGAGTACAGCACCATCGCGATCAGCAGCAGGGTTTTGCGGCCCACCCGGTCGGCCACGGCCCCGGCGATGGGGGCGAACAGGGCGATCATCAGGGCGGGCACCGTGAGGACCACCGGAACGAGGATCTCCACGCCCGGCGTGCCGGCGAACGCCTGGGTCATCGAGGGCAGGACGGGTGCCAGCAGCACCGCGCCGAGCACGGGCATGCAGCTGCCGGCCAGCAGCAGGACCACCGGGAGACGGCCTGCCCGCCCGGCGGTGTCCGGCGCCGGCGGCGCCGTGGGTTCGATCGAGACGCTGTCCATGGAACTTCCCCTTGTGAGATGAGCGGGTGAGATGAACGGGTGAGGTGAGCGGGTGGGATGAGCGGGTGGGGTGAGCGGAGGCCCCGCCGCGGCAGGAGGTGATGCACCTCACTGTCACGGGGGTCGCCGCCGCGGGGAAGCACGCCGTCCGGATACCAGGTATGCCCGCGGCGAATGCCCCCTCGTCAGGGCGCTCCCGTGCGCAGGGGTGGAGTCGCCGGGAACGGACGGGCGGCGACTCCACCCCCGCACCGGCCGCTATCCACGCGGCTGATAGGTGGCATCCGGACGTGTGACTTCTGCCCCCCGCTTTTCCTGGGCAGAGTGGGTGACAGGCATCACAGGGGGCTTGCCCGGTGGCACGTCCTCGGACGAGCGACCGAGGAGCGGACCTGCACCGACGGACGAGCGAGGAGACCACGTGGAGCGCAGCGATGCGATGGGCAGCATCGAGGCCATGGCCGCCCGGTGCAGCAACTGGGGGCGGTGGGGCGAGGACGACGTGCTGGGCACCCTGAACTTCGTCGACGACGCCAAGCGCGTCGAGGCCGCCGGTCTGGTGCGCACCGGCCGGACCTTCTCGCTGGCCCAGGCCTTCGACACGAACGGCCCGCAGAACGGGTGGCGGCGCCGCACCAACCCGGTGCACACCATGACCGACACCGGCACGGAGGCGGAGTTCGGGGACCAGGGCTTCCCGCACGGCTTCGGCGGGGCGGACGACGTGATCGCGATGCCGCTGCAGTGCTCCACCCAGTGGGACGGGCTGGGTCACATCTTTGACCGCGGCCGCGCCTGGAACGGCCGCCGCGCCGGCTCCGTGGTGACCTCGGACGGCGACCAGGTCACCGGCATCGAGACCGCGGCCGCGCATGTGGTCAGCCGCGGCGTGCTGCTCGACGTCGGCCGGGCGCTGGCGGAGGAACTGGGCCTGGAGCACCCGGAGCTGCCGGACGGGTTCGCGATCACGCCCGAGCACCTTCAGGCCACGATCGAGTCCCAGGGGGCCTCCGCGGCCGTGGGACGCGGCGACATCCTGCTGATCCGCACCGGCCAGTACGCCCGCACCCGCCGCGACGGCTGGGGCGCCTACGCCGGCGGACCGGCCCCGGGGCTGTCCTTCGATGCCGCGCCCTGGCTGCACGAGCGTGAGGTCGCGGCGGCGGCCACCGACACCTGGGGCTTCGAGGTGCGTCCCAACGAGTTCGACGACGCGTTCCAGCCGCTGCACCAGATCGTGATCCCCCACATGGGCCTGTTCATCGGCGAGATGTGGAACCTCGACGAGCTCGCCGCGGACTGCGCGGCCGAGGGCCGGTACGAGTTCCTGCTGTCCGCGCCGCCGCTGCCGATCACCGGAGCGGTCGGCTCCCCGCTCAATCCCATCGCCCTCAAGTAGCACCGTGCGGTGACCGGCGACGGCCACCGTCCCTCCAGGAAGGACCACCACCATGTCCGCAGTCCAGAAGGTCGGCATCGTCGGCTCCGGGATCGGAGGACTGACCCTCGCGGCCCTGCTCGCCGACGCCGGCCTCGACGTCGAGGTCCTGGAGAAGGCCGCGGGGCCCTCCGTGCTCGGCTCCGGGATCACCCTGCAGGGCAACGCCCTGCGCGTGCTGCGCGGCCTCGGGATCTGGCCGCAGCTGCAGGAGAAGGGCTTCCCCTTCGACACCCTGGGGCTGCGCGCCCCGGATCCCGAGGCCACGGTGATCGCCGTGCTCGACGACGTGCGCGTTGGCGGGGAGGACCTGCCGGCGACCCTCGGGATGCCGCGGGCCGAGCTGGCCGCCGTCGTGCGCGACCGCGCCGCGAAGGCCGGCGCGGAGATCCGCTACGGCACCGTCGTCTCCGGGCTCGAGCAGACCGAGGACGCCGTGCACGTGAGCACCACCTCCGGCGAGGAGCTGCGCTACGACCTGCTGGTGGGCGCCGACGGGCTCAACTCCGCGGTGCGGAGCGCGATCGGCATCCAGGACCGGCCGCGCCGGACCGGCATGGGCATCTGGCGGGCCTTCGTGCCGCGCCCGGCCGAGGTCATCCGTACCGACCTGTACTACGGGGGGCGGGCCTACATCGCCGGCTACTGCCCGACCGGGCCCGACACCATGTACGCGTACCTCGTGGAGGACGCCCAGGAGCGCCACGGCGCCGACGGCCCGGCTGTCATGGGCGAGCTCGCCGCCGGCTACGGCGGGCCGTGGCGGCAGATCCGGCAGAGCCTGGACGGGACCGCCAACGTCAACTACACCCACTTCACCACCCACCTGGTCGAGGGGCCCTGGCACCGGGGACGGGTGGTCCTGCTCGGCGACGCCGCCCACAGCTGCCCGCCCACGATCGCCCAGGGCGCGGCCATGGCCGTGGAGGACGCCGCCGTGCTCGCCGACGAGCTCGTCCGCGCCGAGGCCTTCGAGGACGCCGTGCTGACCCGGTACTGGCAGCGCCGCCTCCCCCGGGCCCGCACCGTGGTGGACGCCTCGGTCCAGCTCGGCCAGTGGATGCTCGACGGCAAGCGGGACGGGGACGTCCCCGGGCTCATGCAGCTCGTGTCCGACACCGTGAAGGTGCCGGTGTGAGCGCGGCACCCGTGGTGGACGTGCACGCCCACGTGCTGCTGCCCGAACTCCAGCAGCGGGCCGCCGCCCTGGACCCGGCCGGCTCCACCGCCGCCCAGGAGCTCGAGGTCCGCCGCAACGGGCCGGAGTCGATGGCGGTCTCGGGACCGATGATCCGGGAGCGGTGGCCCCTGCTCACCGACCTGGACGCCCGTCTGACGGCCATGGATCGGGCCGGGGTCGACGTCCAGCTCGTCTCCCCGTCCCCGTCCCACTACTACCCGCACCTCGGGGCGGAGCACGCCCTCGACGTCGCCCGCCGCGCCAACGAGGCGGTCCGCGACCTCGTGGCGCAGGCCCCGGAGCGGCTGAAAGGACTGGGCCTGGCACCCCTGCAGCACCCCGCGCACATGGTCGAGGCCCTGGAGCACGCCGTGACCGGGTGCGGGCTGCGCGGGGTGGAGATCGGCTCCTACGGCGCCGCCCCCGACGGCGGGCAGGCCGGGACCGTGGAGCTCTCGGACCCCGCTCTGGAGCCCTTCTGGGCGGCGGCCGAGCGGCTGGGCGCCCTGGTCTTCCTGCACCCCTTCGGCTGCTCCCTCGACGAGCGGCTGGACCGGTTCTACCTGGCCAACACGGTCTCCCAGCCGGCTGAGAACGCCGTGGCGCTTTCCCACCTCGTCTTCTCCGGTGTCCTGGACCGCCACCCGGACCTGGTCGTGCTCGCCGCCCACGGCGGCGGCTACCTGCCCACGGCCATCGGCCGCTCGGACCGGGCCTGGCGGGTCCGGCCCGATGCGCGGCGTTGCGCCCGTCCGCCCTCGTCCTACCTGCGGCAGATCTACTTCGACTCCCTCACCCACGACCCCGGCCAGCTGGCCGAGCTCGTCCGGGTCGCCGGCGCGCAGCGGGTCCTGCTGGGCTCGGACTTCCCCTTCGACATGGGCACCGACACCCCGGTCGAGGACCTGCGCACCGCGGGCCTGGACCCGGAGGCCGAACGGCTGATCCTGACCGGCAACGCCGCCGCCCTCGGCCTGCACCCCACCGTCCTGCCCGCCTGAGAGGAACCCCATGGTCACGATCGCCCACTGGGCCCACGCCGGCACCGTCCGCACCGGCTTCGTCCACGAGGACCGCTGCTTGGCCCTGCCCGCTGACACCACCCCGCAGGACCTGTTCGACGCAGGGCTGGAGGCCACCCTGGAGCTGGCCGCCCGCACCGTCGCCGACGCACCCGGGGACGCCCCGCCCCTGGGCGAGGTGCGGCTGCTGGCGCCGCTGGCCCCCCGGACGGTGCGGGACTTCGTCAGCTTCGAGGAGCACGTCGAGGGGGTCACCGCCAGCATCGACGGCGCCGGGGGCGTGGTCGACGAGTGGTACGAGGCGCCCACCTTCTACTTCACCAACCCGCACACCGTCCGGGCCGCCGGGGAGACGATCCCCGCGCCGGCCGGCTGCTCCCGGATGGACCTGGAGACCGAGGTCGCTGTCGTCCTCGGTGCCGTGGACGGGCTCACCGGCACGGACCTCGAGCCCGCCGACGCGCACCGGATGATCTTCGGGTACACGGTCCTCAACGACTGGTCCGCCCGCGACGTCCAGGCCCGGGAGATGAAGGTGCGGCTGGGCCCGTGCAAGGGCAAGGACTTCGCCTCCACCCTGGGCCCGTGGATCGTCACCGCCGACGAGCTCGAGCACCGTCACGACGCCGAGGGGTTCCTGGACCTGGCGATGACCGCGTACGTCAACGGTGAGCCACTGGGCACGGACTCACTGGCGCACATGGGCTGGCCCTTCGCGGAGCTGGTGGCCTACGCCTCCCAGGACTCCCTCGTGGTGCCCGGGGACGTGCTGGGCTCGGGCACCTCCGGGCGCGGGTGCCTGGCCGAGCTGTGGGGCCGGAACGGCGAGCTGGTGCCTCCGCCGCTGCGCGAGGGCGACCGGGTGCGCCTGGTCGTGGAGGGCATCGGGGAGATCGAGAACACGATCGGGCGCCGCCGCGACGGCGTGCCTGCGGCCCGCGCCCGGCGCCGCGGCCGGTCCCGCGCGGGAGCGCCTCCGGGCCCTGCCCTGGTGGACCGGTGAGACCGGTGGAGCAGGGCAGAATCGGGGCATGAAGGACGTCGACCTCAACCTCCTGCCCTCGCTGCAGGCGCTGCTGGAGCTGCGCAACGTCTCCCGGGCCGCCGAGCGGATGCACCTGAGCCAGCCGGCCATGAGCGCCGCGCTCTCCCGGCTGCGCCGCCACTTCAACGACGAGCTGCTGGTCCGAGCCGGGCGCGGCTACGAGCTCACGCCGTTCGCCCAGGCCCTGGCCCCCCGGGTCGACCAAGCGCTGGCCGACGTCCAGGACGCCCTGCAGCTGCGCTCGGACTTCGACCCGGCCGTCAGCGACCGCACGTTCGTGCTCGCCGCCTCCGACTACGTCACCGGGGTGCTGATCCGGCACCTGCGGGCCCTCATCGCCGCGGAGGCGCCCCGCATCACCGTGGACTTCGTGCCCACCTCCCGCGCCAGGATCAAGCCCGGACTGGAGTCCTTCAGCAACATCGACCTGCTGGTCGGCCCCATGGGCTTCGACCTGGCAGGCACCTCCCGGCAGCTGTTCCGGGACGAGTTCGTCCTGGTGATGGACGCCGAGCACCCGCTGCTCGCCCGGGACGGACTGACGGTGCACGACATCGCCACCGCGCCGCAGGCGGTGGGCGAGTTCGGCGGCAGCATCGTCACGCCCCCGATGCAGTTCTTCCAGCGGATGGGCGCCTCCCCGGTGATCGCGGCCCGCGTGGCCGGTCTGCAGGCCCTGCCCACCGTGGTCGAGGGCACCGACCTGGTGGCACTGGTGCCGCGCATGCTGGCGGCCCGGGCCGCCCGGTCCCAGCGCATCGCCGTGGTGGAGTTCGCCGAGGAGCTGGAGGTCCCACTGGTCGAGGCCATGTACTGGCACCCCCTGCAGACCTCGGACCCGGCGAACCTGTGGCTGCGCTCGCTGGTGCGCCGCGCCGCACAGGAACTGGAGCCCGGAGCGTTCACCGCCCACCCCGTGCCCGTGACGGCCTCCTGAGCCGAGCGTCCCCGGAGCTGCGTGTCCGGGGCTGCGTGCCCGGGGCGGGGCTCCGGCTCAGCGCAGTGCGTCGGAGATCGACTTGGCCCCGCCGTGGCAGCTCTGGCCACCGTCGACCGGGATCTCCGCCCCGGTGACGAAGGAGGCCGACGGGCTGAGCAGGAAGGCCACCACGGCGGCCACCTCCTCCGGGCTGCCGGTGCGTCCCAGCGGTGTCTCGGCCACCGTGGCCCGCCGGAACGCCGGATGCGCTCCGGCGGTCATGGGAGTGTCGATGAACCCGGGGTGGACCGTGTTGACCCGGATCCCGAGGGGTCCCAGCTCCGTGGCCGCGGCGGCGGACAGTCCGCGCAGGGCCCACTTGCTGGCGGTGTAGGCCACCGGGTAGTGGCCGGTCAGGGCCGCGACGGAGCCGACGTTGACGATCGAGGAGCCCGGGCGCATCAGCGGCACGCAGGCCTGGATGCCCAGCAGGGGTCCGGAGACGTTGACGTCGGCGACCGCGGCGACGTCCTGCGGCGTGGCCTCGAGCAGACGTGGTCTGCGGGTGACGCCGGCGTTGTTGACCAGACCGTCGATCCGCCCGAACTCCCGTTCCGCACCCCGGGCCAGGACCGTCCAGTCCCCGGGCGCGGTGACGTCCAGACGGATGTAGGACAGGGCGGATCCGTGCTCCGCGATCACCTGCTGCAGACCGGGAGAGGGCTCCGGGGCCAGGTCGGCCGCCAGCACGACCGCGCCCGCGGCGACCAGCAGGCGGCTCTCGGCCAGCCCCTGGCCACCGCCGGCGCCGGTCACCACGACGACCCGCCCGGTCAGATCGGCGCCCCGGCCGACCGCGCCGCGGGTGGAGGCCCTCCCGTTCATGTCTGCTCCTCGCTCGTGCGGGCACGTCCTGCCGCTCCTTCCATCCTGGGGCCGCCCCCGCTCGAAGGGTCTGCACCGCACGGATGCCTGGTATCGACGGCGCAGATCTCTCCGCAGGTCAGAGGCCGCCCGCCTCGCCCGGGCATTTGCCGCGCTGATACTTCCTATGCGCAGGCGCCGATTCCCCCACCGAGGATCCGCTCCCAGGATGGTGCTCGGGACCGCGTCCGGTCCCGCCCTCTCGAACGAAAGGTTCCCCGTCGTGGAGAAGCTGCTGGCTCACCTGAGCCACCTGGAGATCACCAGCCCCGACGTCGAGGCCTCGGCGGCCTTCTACGTGCAGAAGTTCGGCATGCGCGAGGTGCACCGCGCCGGCGGCCGGGTGTACCTGCGCTGCTGGGGCGACTACGACACCTACAGCCTCGTCGTCGTCCCCGGCCACGAACCCGCCCTGGCCCGGATGGCCTGGCGCACCACCTCCCCCGAGGCCCTGGAGGCCGCCGCCGCCCGCGTGGAGGCCGCCGGCGTGACCGGCACCTGGTCCGAGGGCGGCTACGGCTACGGCCGGGCCTACGAGTTCACCGGCCCCTACGGGCACCCCATGCGCCTGGTCTGGGACGTCGAGAAGTACGCGGCGCCGTCGGAGCTCGCCTCGATCTACCCGGACCGCCCGGAGAAGCGCAGCCTGCACGCGGCCGCCCCCCGGTTCCTGGACCACGTCACCGTGGCGACCTCGGACGTGCGCGGTTTCGCGGCCTGGTACTCTGAGACCCTGGGCTTCCGGACCATGGCGTTCACCGATCTGGACGAGGCCCCGATCACCGTGTTCTCGGTGCTGACCACCAACGAGAAGTCCCACGACCTCGGCGTGGTGCTGGACACCTCCGAGCGGGCCGGGCGGGTCAACCACATCGCGTTCTGGGTGGACACCCACGAGGACCTCCTGCGCACCGCCGACGTCCTGATGGAGCACGGCACCCCGATGGAGTACGGGCCCTCGATCCACGGCATCGGCGAGCAGAACTTCCTGTACTTCCGCGAGCCCTCCGACCTGAGGGTGGAGCTGAACTCCGGGGGCTACCGCAACTACGTCCCGGACTGGTCGCCCAACACCTGGAAGCCCTCGGAGGGCTCCAACAACTTCTACCGCAACGGAGCCATGCCGCACTCGATGACCGAGTCCTTCCCGCACGCCGAGGGCTTCACCGCCACGGAGGAGGGCGCCTCCGAGGAGATGAAGGCCGAGCTGCTCAACCCCTACGCCGTGCAGGGACGAGGCTGACCCGTGAGCTACGGCATCGCACGCTTCCTGCACCCGGACACCGGGCTCCCGGCCACCGCCCTGGTGGACGGGGACCGGGTCCGGTTCCTCCCGGCGGACCTCGCCCCGGACGTCAACGGTCTGATCGAGCACTGGGCCGAGCGGCAGCCGGCCGTCGAGGCGCTGGCCGCTGACGGGAGCGGCCCGTGGTCCGACACCGCGGAACTGACCCTGCTGCCGCCGGTGGAACCGCGCCAGATCGTCCAGGCCGGGGCGAACTACCGCACCCACGTCATCGACCTCGTCCTGGCCCACCGGGAGCCGGACGATCCGCGCAGCGAGGAACAGGCCCGGGCGGAGACGGCCGCGATGATGGACCGCCGCGCCGCCGAGGGGACCCCGTACTTCTTCGTCGGCATGCCCACCGCGCTGGCCTCGGCCACCGAGGACCTGGTGCTGCCCGGCTACAGCGACAAGCACGACTGGGAGCTGGAGCTGGCGGTCGTCATCGGCCGGCGCGCGCAGGCGGTGTCCCCCGAGGAGGCGCTGGAGCACGTCTTCGGCTACACGGTGGTCAACGACATCACTACGAGGGACCTCGTCTTCCGCAAGGACATGCCGGAGATCGGGACGGACTGGTACCGCTCCAAGAACGCTCCCGGCTTCCTGCCCGCCGGTCCGGTCGTCGTGCCGGCGGAGTTCGTCGGGGACCCGCAGGATCTGCGGGTCACCCTGCGGCTCAACGGGCAGGTCATGCAGGACGAGTCGACGGCGGACATGATCTTCGACGTCGCCCGGCTGATCAGCGCGGCCTCGCGGACCATGCCGCTGCTGCCCGGCGATCTTCTGCTCACCGGCAGCCCGGCCGGCAACGGCATGCACTGGGGACGCCTGCTGCGCGCCGGCGACGTCATGGAGGCCACCGTCACGGGGCTGGGCACCCAGACGGTGCGCTGCGTCGCCGGGGCCGCGTGACCGCGGCGGCGGCGATCGCTCACCCGTCCTGCGCCGTGGCACGCAGGTGCTCCCGGGCGACCCGGCGGACGCACTCGGTGATGCGGTGCAGCCGCTCGGAGTCCAGGGCCCAGCTCTGCCAGTAGAGGGCGACGTCGTGGTGCGCGTGGTCCTCGAGCAGCTCCAGGGACCCGTCGGCGAGGTCCGTGCCCAGCTGCAGCTCCGGGAGCATGCCCCAGCCCAGACCCGCCCGGACGGCGGCGAGGAAGCCCTCAGCGGACGGGACGGTGTGGGTGGGCGGGGACCGGTCGACGCCGCGGGCGCGCAGTGCGCGCAGCTGCAGGTCGTCCTTGGCGTTGAACCGGAGCACCGGCATGTCCGCCCAGTCGACGCCGGCCTCGGTGGTGAACCGCCGGCGCAGGGCGGGGGTGGCGACCGGGACGTAGCGCATGAAGCCCAGCCGCTCGAGCCGGCACCCGCTCACGGGGGCGGGGTCGCCGGTGACGGCGCCGATGACGTCCCCCTGGCGCAGGAGTCGGCTGCTGTGGTCCTGGTCCTCCACGTGCAGGTCCAGGGTGGTGTCCGACCAGCCGGCGGCCTCCTGCAGGACGGGCACGAACCAGGTGGCCAGGGAGTCGGCGTTGACGGCCACCGGGGTCACCGTCCGGGAGGAGACCCCGTGGCCGAGGGAGTGCAGGGCCTCCGCCTCGAGCACCTGCACCTGGCGGGCGGTGCGCAGCAGCACGGCCCCGGCCTCGGTGGGAGTGCAGGGCGCGCCGCGGCGCACCACGACCTGGCCCACGGAGGCCTCCAGGGCCTTGATCCGCTGGCTGACGGCCGACGGGGTGATCCCCAGGGCGTCCGCTGCGGCCTCGAAGGTGCCCTCGTCGACGATCGCGGTCAGGGCGCGCAGATGCTCGAAGTTCATGAAGCAAAGCTAACGCACCCGTCAATTCTTTCGTTTGTCTGCATCGCGAGAGCTGGCTACCGTCGAGGCCATGTGGAGCATCTGGGGTACCGGGCTGATGAGCGGGCTGGCGCTGATCGTCGCCCTCGGCGCGCAGAACGCGTTCGTGCTGCGGCAGGGCATCCGCCGCGAGCACGTGGGGGTGGTGGTGGCACTGTGCGCGGTCAGCGACGCGGTGCTGATCCTCGGCGGCACGGCCGGGATCGGGGCGCTGGTCTCCCGGTTCCCGGAGGCCCTGGACGTGCTGCGGTGGGGCGGGGCCGCCTACCTGACGTGGTGG is from Kocuria rosea and encodes:
- a CDS encoding MFS transporter → MDSVSIEPTAPPAPDTAGRAGRLPVVLLLAGSCMPVLGAVLLAPVLPSMTQAFAGTPGVEILVPVVLTVPALMIALFAPIAGAVADRVGRKTLLLIAMVLYSVFGTMPLWLDSLTAIVASRVGVGIAEAAIMTVCTTLITDYYTGKQRDKYLGMQVLVASLAATAFFALGGALGAQGWRVPFWLYASAALIAIPMALVLWEPVRSTRQAESTPVPWRQVAVPSLVTLFGGVVFYALIVQLPYVLTDLGVTDVAVIGAGTAVASLATATGAFGFRFVSGAGPARLLPVAFGLAAVGLGVLWFASSVPVALAGAVVTSAGTGLLLPTLLTWAVSGLRIEQRGRGTGIWTGSLYIGQFVSPIVLGVAAAALGGLPVALGVLGILAAVAAVAAAVGRPQRAVAAD
- a CDS encoding fumarylacetoacetate hydrolase family protein — encoded protein: MVTIAHWAHAGTVRTGFVHEDRCLALPADTTPQDLFDAGLEATLELAARTVADAPGDAPPLGEVRLLAPLAPRTVRDFVSFEEHVEGVTASIDGAGGVVDEWYEAPTFYFTNPHTVRAAGETIPAPAGCSRMDLETEVAVVLGAVDGLTGTDLEPADAHRMIFGYTVLNDWSARDVQAREMKVRLGPCKGKDFASTLGPWIVTADELEHRHDAEGFLDLAMTAYVNGEPLGTDSLAHMGWPFAELVAYASQDSLVVPGDVLGSGTSGRGCLAELWGRNGELVPPPLREGDRVRLVVEGIGEIENTIGRRRDGVPAARARRRGRSRAGAPPGPALVDR
- a CDS encoding VOC family protein, which gives rise to MEKLLAHLSHLEITSPDVEASAAFYVQKFGMREVHRAGGRVYLRCWGDYDTYSLVVVPGHEPALARMAWRTTSPEALEAAAARVEAAGVTGTWSEGGYGYGRAYEFTGPYGHPMRLVWDVEKYAAPSELASIYPDRPEKRSLHAAAPRFLDHVTVATSDVRGFAAWYSETLGFRTMAFTDLDEAPITVFSVLTTNEKSHDLGVVLDTSERAGRVNHIAFWVDTHEDLLRTADVLMEHGTPMEYGPSIHGIGEQNFLYFREPSDLRVELNSGGYRNYVPDWSPNTWKPSEGSNNFYRNGAMPHSMTESFPHAEGFTATEEGASEEMKAELLNPYAVQGRG
- a CDS encoding fumarylacetoacetate hydrolase family protein; its protein translation is MSYGIARFLHPDTGLPATALVDGDRVRFLPADLAPDVNGLIEHWAERQPAVEALAADGSGPWSDTAELTLLPPVEPRQIVQAGANYRTHVIDLVLAHREPDDPRSEEQARAETAAMMDRRAAEGTPYFFVGMPTALASATEDLVLPGYSDKHDWELELAVVIGRRAQAVSPEEALEHVFGYTVVNDITTRDLVFRKDMPEIGTDWYRSKNAPGFLPAGPVVVPAEFVGDPQDLRVTLRLNGQVMQDESTADMIFDVARLISAASRTMPLLPGDLLLTGSPAGNGMHWGRLLRAGDVMEATVTGLGTQTVRCVAGAA
- a CDS encoding LysR family transcriptional regulator; this translates as MKDVDLNLLPSLQALLELRNVSRAAERMHLSQPAMSAALSRLRRHFNDELLVRAGRGYELTPFAQALAPRVDQALADVQDALQLRSDFDPAVSDRTFVLAASDYVTGVLIRHLRALIAAEAPRITVDFVPTSRARIKPGLESFSNIDLLVGPMGFDLAGTSRQLFRDEFVLVMDAEHPLLARDGLTVHDIATAPQAVGEFGGSIVTPPMQFFQRMGASPVIAARVAGLQALPTVVEGTDLVALVPRMLAARAARSQRIAVVEFAEELEVPLVEAMYWHPLQTSDPANLWLRSLVRRAAQELEPGAFTAHPVPVTAS
- a CDS encoding amidohydrolase family protein, with the translated sequence MSAAPVVDVHAHVLLPELQQRAAALDPAGSTAAQELEVRRNGPESMAVSGPMIRERWPLLTDLDARLTAMDRAGVDVQLVSPSPSHYYPHLGAEHALDVARRANEAVRDLVAQAPERLKGLGLAPLQHPAHMVEALEHAVTGCGLRGVEIGSYGAAPDGGQAGTVELSDPALEPFWAAAERLGALVFLHPFGCSLDERLDRFYLANTVSQPAENAVALSHLVFSGVLDRHPDLVVLAAHGGGYLPTAIGRSDRAWRVRPDARRCARPPSSYLRQIYFDSLTHDPGQLAELVRVAGAQRVLLGSDFPFDMGTDTPVEDLRTAGLDPEAERLILTGNAAALGLHPTVLPA
- a CDS encoding cyclase family protein; translated protein: MGSIEAMAARCSNWGRWGEDDVLGTLNFVDDAKRVEAAGLVRTGRTFSLAQAFDTNGPQNGWRRRTNPVHTMTDTGTEAEFGDQGFPHGFGGADDVIAMPLQCSTQWDGLGHIFDRGRAWNGRRAGSVVTSDGDQVTGIETAAAHVVSRGVLLDVGRALAEELGLEHPELPDGFAITPEHLQATIESQGASAAVGRGDILLIRTGQYARTRRDGWGAYAGGPAPGLSFDAAPWLHEREVAAAATDTWGFEVRPNEFDDAFQPLHQIVIPHMGLFIGEMWNLDELAADCAAEGRYEFLLSAPPLPITGAVGSPLNPIALK
- a CDS encoding FAD-dependent monooxygenase encodes the protein MSAVQKVGIVGSGIGGLTLAALLADAGLDVEVLEKAAGPSVLGSGITLQGNALRVLRGLGIWPQLQEKGFPFDTLGLRAPDPEATVIAVLDDVRVGGEDLPATLGMPRAELAAVVRDRAAKAGAEIRYGTVVSGLEQTEDAVHVSTTSGEELRYDLLVGADGLNSAVRSAIGIQDRPRRTGMGIWRAFVPRPAEVIRTDLYYGGRAYIAGYCPTGPDTMYAYLVEDAQERHGADGPAVMGELAAGYGGPWRQIRQSLDGTANVNYTHFTTHLVEGPWHRGRVVLLGDAAHSCPPTIAQGAAMAVEDAAVLADELVRAEAFEDAVLTRYWQRRLPRARTVVDASVQLGQWMLDGKRDGDVPGLMQLVSDTVKVPV
- a CDS encoding SDR family NAD(P)-dependent oxidoreductase, with product MNGRASTRGAVGRGADLTGRVVVVTGAGGGQGLAESRLLVAAGAVVLAADLAPEPSPGLQQVIAEHGSALSYIRLDVTAPGDWTVLARGAEREFGRIDGLVNNAGVTRRPRLLEATPQDVAAVADVNVSGPLLGIQACVPLMRPGSSIVNVGSVAALTGHYPVAYTASKWALRGLSAAAATELGPLGIRVNTVHPGFIDTPMTAGAHPAFRRATVAETPLGRTGSPEEVAAVVAFLLSPSASFVTGAEIPVDGGQSCHGGAKSISDALR
- a CDS encoding LysR family transcriptional regulator ArgP; this encodes MNFEHLRALTAIVDEGTFEAAADALGITPSAVSQRIKALEASVGQVVVRRGAPCTPTEAGAVLLRTARQVQVLEAEALHSLGHGVSSRTVTPVAVNADSLATWFVPVLQEAAGWSDTTLDLHVEDQDHSSRLLRQGDVIGAVTGDPAPVSGCRLERLGFMRYVPVATPALRRRFTTEAGVDWADMPVLRFNAKDDLQLRALRARGVDRSPPTHTVPSAEGFLAAVRAGLGWGMLPELQLGTDLADGSLELLEDHAHHDVALYWQSWALDSERLHRITECVRRVAREHLRATAQDG